The Leguminivora glycinivorella isolate SPB_JAAS2020 chromosome 1, LegGlyc_1.1, whole genome shotgun sequence genome includes a region encoding these proteins:
- the LOC125232691 gene encoding facilitated trehalose transporter Tret1-like, whose product MVHKFKIESADGPAISRLRSVTSQVVACMSPNLLLLDLGMAISFSTIAVPDLLNAPEGLSLDERQASWFGSVAFLAQPIGALLSGPMVDYCGRKKANFIANLPHVCAWLLMFFCWNLPTLFLANILLGFGTGVMEAPINSYVGEVSEPTIRGALCTLSQLFTSIGVFVMYFLGTVVDWRRAALICLVAPVLSMLLILLVPDTPVWLLVHRREKEALKSLCYLRGWTTPENVREEFDDLVVYSKTLQQCVICQQTNDNKIPTDCEHDKMNIIRRMTLKFRYVMLCKETLRPLLLVFLYFTFLVMSGLAPTRPNMVNVCGAFGMADDGKNIVLMVGILTLVTSIVTIGFIKIFGKRKLALLAMLGAAISCAALSAYARNNIQDSVFSYDTDTFPDKKSYVPLVLFYMIAIFNGFGVPWVLLGEVFPFRSRATAQGIAAALNYVVTFLATKTFIDLETNTYLWGTYAVYATFSFLGTIYLYFFLPETEGKSLQEIESYYNGKLKTFADDPVINLFKRFKR is encoded by the exons ATGGTGCACAAGTTTAAAATTGAATCTGCGGATGGACCAGCAATAAGTCGATTGAGATCAGTCACATCGCAG GTGGTAGCATGCATGTCTCCAAACCTACTGCTGCTGGACCTGGGCATGGCCATCAGCTTCTCAACCATCGCGGTGCCAGACCTCCTGAACGCTCCGGAAGGCCTTTCTCTAGATGAACGACAGGCTTCGTGGTTcg GAAGCGTAGCTTTCCTAGCTCAGCCAATCGGAGCACTGCTCTCCGGTCCCATGGTAGACTACTGCGGTCGCAAGAAGGCCAACTTCATCGCCAACCTACCTCATGTCTGCGCGTGGCTTCTCATGTTTTTCTGTTGGAACCTGCCCACGCTATTCTTGGCCAACATCCTGCTTGGATTTGGCACTGGAGTCATGGAAGCGCCAATCAATTCGTACGTTGGAGAAGTAAG TGAGCCAACCATCCGAGGAGCGCTATGCACGCTCTCGCAGCTGTTTACGTCCATCGGAGTGTTCGTGATGTACTTCCTGGGCACCGTGGTGGACTGGCGGAGGGCGGCGCTCATCTGCCTCGTGGCTCCCGTTCTCTCCATGCTTCTTATTCTATTG GTCCCGGACACTCCAGTTTGGCTGCTAGTCCACAGACGTGAGAAGGAAGCTCTCAAGTCTCTGTGTTATCTCCGAGGCTGGACTACACCCGAGAATGTTCGCGAGGAGTTCGATGACCTCGTCGTCTACTCTAAGACTTTACAGCAATGCGTCATCTGCCAACAAACTAATGACAATAAGATTCCGACTGACTGTGAACATGacaaaatgaatattattaggAG GATGACACTGAAGTTCAGATACGTAATGTTGTGCAAGGAGACTCTTCGACCATTGCTGCTCGTGTTTTTATACTTCACGTTCCTGGTGATGAGCGGGCTGGCCCCAACGAGGCCAAACATGGTCAACGTATGTGGAGCCTTTGGAATGGCAGACGATGGAAAAAACATAGTG CTTATGGTCGGCATACTGACCCTAGTCACTAGCATCGTGACGATTGGGTTCATCAAAATCTTTGGAAAACGGAAACTGGCACTTTTAGCCATGCTCGGCGCTGCCATTTCCTGCGCAGCTCTCAGCGCCTACGCTAGGAACAACATTCAAGATTCGGTCTTCTCCTATGACACTGATACGTTTCCTGACAAGAAGAGTTATGTGCCGCTCGTATTGTTCTATATGATCGCCATTTTTAACGGATTTGGAGTGCCATGGGTGCTGCTTGGAGAAGTGTTTCCATTTAG GAGTCGAGCTACTGCTCAAGGAATAGCAGCGGCGCTCAACTACGTAGTTACCTTCCTTGCTACTAAAACATTCATCGACTTGGAGACAAACACATATCTATGGGGCACATATGCTGTATATGCCACATTTAGCTTTCTAGGAACTATATATTTATACTTCTTTTTGCCGGAAACAGAGGGGAAGAGTTTACAGGAAATTGAATCGTATTATAATGGGAAACTTAAAACCTTCGCCGATGATCCCGTTATCAACCTTTTTAAGAGATTCAAGAGATAG
- the LOC125232667 gene encoding serine protease inhibitor 42Dd-like translates to MRLQILLTIVCLTIRIDSQSLTRTSNSNEPGSGQLYFEDNLPRSNNIKNVNLNSDDAKASIQQAQAQSGQQNLRNGNKQDDIFKTVNKPVTQNGNLQNQYQTINQNDNLQSQANNLQNQYNYLNLPVNQNNEQNQNQFNPNLSQNSNYQFQQSLGLAPPSQSSQDYYTKQSLTHSNIGAGADNRYATRADPVPLSQNTRQVNLTNDMKLASAVISHIGIFMMKSARGNQSNIVVSPVSVVNMLALLQAGATGATQEQVTNALRLSPEKSAEAFRLMNTEFRKRGDERNILRSASSIFASDSFELSRDFKNFAIQNFGSEVSRISFDNPNAAVQKINSWIASKTNNQINKLVSPDSIGVNTQLVLANAIYFKGIWETMFQRSETSLQDFNLSNGGKKSVSFMTLRSGFRAGLDKANKAIVIVLPFENNEYSLVMLLPVAGADVSAVLASLDGETLANYQNLRRQDVLLEIPKFSVRSNADLQPIFTKMGITRMFSPTSELSHIGLYRATSPQVSSAVHSAMMSIDEQGATAAASTVVAVVALSFDNPSVVFRADRPFLAVLWDNQLSVPLFMTKIEDPSL, encoded by the exons ATGAGGCTTCAGA TTTTATTGACAATAGTCTGCTTGACAATAAGAATAGATTCGCAAAGCCTGACAAGGACTTCCAACTCAAACGAACCTGGATCTGGACAGTTATATTTCGAAGATAACTTGCCCAGGAGTAATAACATTAAGAATGTGAATCTTAATAGTGACGATGCAAAAGCCAGCATACAACAAGCGCAGGCGCAGTCAGGACAACAAAACCTAAGAAATGGTAACAAACAGGATGACATATTTAAGACTGTAAATAAACCAGTTACACAAAATGGTAACTTACAGAATCAGTACCAAACGATTAATCAAAACGATAACTTACAAAGTCAAGCAAACAATTTGCAGAATCAGTATAACTATTTGAATCTGCCGGTAAATCAGAATAATGAACAAAACCAAAATCAGTTTAATCCTAATTTGAGCCAGAATTCGAACTACCAGTTTCAACAAAGCTTGGGACTTGCACCGCCTTCGCAATCTAGTCAAGATTATTATACCAAGCAAAGTTTAACTCATTCAAACATCGGTGCTGGTGCCGATAACCGATACGCAACCCGAGCAGACCCCGTCCCTTTATCTCAGAATACTCGCCAAGtaaatttgacaaatgataTGAAACTAGCGTCTGCGGTTATCTCACACATTGGCATTTTTATGATGAAG AGCGCTAGAGGAAATCAGTCAAACATTGTGGTTTCTCCAGTGTCTGTGGTGAATATGCTGGCGCTCCTGCAAGCCGGTGCCACGGGCGCCACTCAAGAGCAAGTCACTAATGCATTGAGACTGTCGCCAGAGAAGTCAGCGGAAGCATTTCGACTTATGAATACAGAATTTCGG AAGCGTGGCGATGAAAGAAACATTTTGCGATCAGCGAGCAGTATTTTCGCTTCAGATTCATTCGAGCTTAGTCGTGATTTCAAGAATTTTGCAATTCAGAACTTTGGCAGTGAAGTTTCAAGAATCAGTTTTGACAATCCAAATGCTGCTGTCCAGAAAATAAACTCTTGGATTGCTAGCAAGACTAACAACCAGATTAACAAGCTCGTATCCCCAG ATTCTATCGGTGTCAACACTCAACTCGTGCTGGCCAACGCAATATACTTCAAGGGTATATGGGAGACCATGTTCCAGAGGTCAGAGACGTCTTTGCAAGACTTTAATCTGAGCAATGGAGGCAAGAAGTCTGTGTCGTTCATGACGCTGCGGAGTGGCTTCAGGGCTGGCTTAGACAAGGCTAATAAAGCCATTGTCATTGTTTTACCTTTTGAG AACAATGAATACTCCCTGGTCATGTTGCTGCCCGTTGCTGGCGCCGACGTGTCGGCTGTGTTGGCGTCGCTCGATGGTGAAACTCTTGCAAACTACCAGAACCTACGGCGCCAGGACGTTCTACTCGAAATACCCAAATTCAGTGTCCGAAGTAATGCTGATCTTCAACCGATTTTCACAAAG ATGGGAATCACAAGGATGTTTTCTCCAACATCGGAGCTCAGCCACATCGGCCTGTACCGCGCCACTTCGCCCCAAGTCTCCTCCGCGGTTCATTCCGCCATGATGTCAATAGACGAGCAGGGCGCCACAGCCGCCGCATCTACAGTGGTTGCAGTCGTAGCATTGTCTTTCGACAACCCCTCCGTCGTGTTCAGGGCAGACCGGCCGTTCTTAGCTGTGCTGTGGGATAATCAGCTAAGCGTGCCTTTGTTCATGACCAAGATTGAAGATCCTTCACTGTAA